CACCAGCACTTGGCAGTAATATTGCGGTGACATTTAAACCCCTGTATCACAGATGAAGAGAGTTATCCGCAGAAGCATTTCTTGTATTGCTGCCAGTTCAAATGTATTTAATCACCTACACACACAAACCCTTAAAATCAGCAGATACGTGTAAAAAAATGGAGAGACATTTGCTAgtgtattaaaaagaaaacctttgctcatataaaataaacactttGTGAAATCTTTATTTGCATGATACCAGTGTTGTAGATACTCACACACACCCAGGGTGGCTAAACTTGGGCAGCTATTTTTCTAGACCAAGTTGATATTTATGGAAACCTTTTATAATGGATGTTAATATTGTTAGAATATAAGTAATTGTGTGATTTATTACATACCCACCTCTAATAGTCAATAGTGCATTAAACATGAACTGCTCAGAACAAACAGTTATACTGTTGTGGGAGAGTAATTGACAAGTGTAGTGCTATGGGCTTTCACCCACAGACATTTCCATCTGTATCTCACATGTGTATGTGAAAGGCTTCTTTAGGCACTGACgtttcaaagaaaaagaaaaattctgtAGCACAGCTGTCAAAAAGTCTTCCAGCTGCAGAAGCCAAAAGCAGTAATTGACATGACTTGACCCGTCTGTAAACAAACTATCTTATAGCCAGAAAACAGACACTTCTAATTCACTCTCTCTCTAATTCTTAACGCCTGTGAAAACCTTTGCTCTCAGCATCCTTTTAATCAtgatacatttaaattttaataagaAACAGAAAACTTGTTGTTGCCGTCACTGCCATAATTGGAGGAGAGACActgaagggcagatttatcaagggtcaaaaccaaaatttgaatgaaaaaaaaaaaaatttcaagctattttttgtgtacttccactatagtccaaattcgatttgatttcGAAAATTCAAAATAGATTTTGAAATAGAAATTGAAAAACAGATAGTGTGGGGTCACTACTTTTTCTTCATTGGTTTAattgctgattagtaattacacCTTTACACAATCTGGTTTAATAATCGTGATAATTAGATAAACTACAAGAAcatcttctgatttttttgaatatcgaaatttatcatgtactgtctatttaaaaatttgacttcgaccatttgccatctaaaaaatgccgaattactgttttagcctatgggggaccttcacttggagtcaattggtggactttgaaaaatcaaagtttttttagaaaaaactttgaatccaatCGAATccgatgttacttcgatttgtatgagtcgaattcgaatgaaaacagcctattcatctggaaaaaaaaccttacatttttttaatacatttgggttgatgttttctttatttgaaattcaacccttgataaatctgcccctgagtaatGACACACAGGACTTTTTTGAACACTGCTTGTAAAAGTGGCAGGAATTGTCACCCGTCACCTTCAATTTTGTTGGAAGTGATACAGTTAAAAGTGACAGAACTGGCATTATCATCCTGCAAACTGGCACCAGAGCAATTTGAGGCTTAAAACAAACTTTTGGCACTTTACTACTTTACTAGTGGAGTTGGCAGTGAtaattttttgtgcttttgtgCCTATGTAGTAATCAACCCGATCCAAGTTCACTCCACTTCTGTACTTTGACTGGATGAAGATAAGGGGTAATTAGTTAAGTAAATGATAACGTATCTGAGACTTATATATGGGACTTACTACTAAACATATACAAGGTTTTGTTTTCATGCCTGTTTGTGGGGTTTAAAACTTTTTATGTTCTTCTTTGCAGGAAATCTCTTTGTTGTCAGTTTGTCTATTGCCGATCTGGTTGTTGCTGTGTATCCCTATCCGGTAATTCTCATAGCTATTTTCCAGAATGGGTGGACGCTTGGAAATATCCATTGTCAGATCAGTGGCTTCCTGATGGGACTCAGCGTTATTGGATCAGTCTTCAACATAACAGCCATAGCTATCAACAGGTATTGCTACATCTGCCACAGCCTGAGATATGACAAGCTTTATAATCAAAGAAGCACCTGGTGCTACCTTGGCCTGACATGGATACTAACTATAATTGCAATCGTGCCAAACTTTTTTGTTGGATCACTACAGTATGACCCCAGGATTTTTTCTTGCACATTTGCGCAGACAGTGAGTTCCTCATACACCATAACAGTAGTGGTGGTGCATTTTATAGTCCCTCTTAGTGTTGTGACATTCTGTTACTTAAGAATATGGGTTTTAGTGATCCAAGTCAAACACAGAGTTAGACAAGACTTCAAGCAAAAGTTGACACAAACAGACTTGAGAAATTTCTTGACCATGTTTGTGGTCTTTGTACTTTTTGCAGTTTGCTGGGCCCCCTTAAACTTTATCGGCCTTGCTGTGGCCATTAATCCGTTTCATGTGGCACCAAAGATTCCAGAATGGCTGTTTGTTTTAAGCTATTTCATGGCCTATTTTAACAGTTGTCTCAATGCTGTTATATATGGTGTGCTAAATCAAAACTTCCGCAAGGAGTACAAAAGAATACTGATGTCCTTATTGACTCCAAGACTGTTGTTTCTTGACACATCTAGAGGAGGAACTGAGGGATTGAAAAGTAAGCCTTCGCCAGCTGTAACCAACAACAATCAAGCAGATATGTACGTGTAAACACAGCTTTCCACCAATATGTACTCTGTTTCAACTATGAATACAAGTTTCTTTTATGGCATGTGCCTAATTCTGTCCATTCATTCTAAAATTTTTGTATAAACATACATTCTGTTGGTTTGACAGGGACAAGAGGTCTTGCTTCTCTGCAGaaaagaaatattttgaaatCTTGGCTGATTTGTTATTAATAACCATAAATGGAATGATCTTTTTCAATGGTTATTTTATTTGAAGCATGTAGGCAAAGAAATACAGACATATTTAATTTCATGGCAGATAAAGTTCACTCGGCCCCTTTTGCCTGCCTTTCTTAAAAATTTCAGGCCACATGCTTTCCTAACTcatatttaaaggagatggaaagctaccgaccagtttattgccaatagaacagccacaatagtgcaagttagaacactatatttatgctgtagaatgctttaccatacctgagtaaacagctctaaaagctgtctgtttgtttagaatggcagctgccatattatctttTTGTGacaatttcctgcctgagtctctcctgctTACTCTAgttcttggctcagattacaacaaTGAAGAGAGGAGGAAGAAGTGGGAGGGAGATGGTGAGaagagaaaactgagcatgctcaagccgaAGCACCAGAACATCTTCCATTAGGCCAAGGACCTAGGGTGCTCTATTGTAGATAAAACTCTCATTTGCACTTTCTTATTTTCACCAAAAGCCTATATAACTTACCATCAAACTGTTATGAAAGTGGGCTGTTGATATTGGGCTATCTGGTGAGTCCAGGTCAATGCTGTACATATCACTGCCAGTATTGAAGCTGCTTTCCATTAACATTATACAACACATTAacattatataatacattttatatactacTGTATACAAAATAATGTAGTATTTCCTATACATTTACTAAATAGACTCTACCAAGGCTGATACAtatggtatttttttaataaatatctgtAATTACCTAAATACCTTTAAAATACAGTGTTAAGGAAAGATTACGGtaataagcaatatatttttgcaGTTACAAAGAATGTAGTTATTAGTATTTGTAACATAATTTAGTGTATAATACCACTGATTATGACTATGCATTGGaagttaatttataaataaacataaatagcATTACCTTTTTTGTAAGTCCCTccaggtttttttgggctacagCACTCATCATCCCACGACA
This Xenopus laevis strain J_2021 chromosome 8S, Xenopus_laevis_v10.1, whole genome shotgun sequence DNA region includes the following protein-coding sequences:
- the mtnr1c.S gene encoding melatonin receptor type 1C, encoding MMEVNSTCLDCRTPGTIRTEQDAQDSASQGLTSALAVVLIFTIVVDVLGNILVILSVLRNKKLQNAGNLFVVSLSIADLVVAVYPYPVILIAIFQNGWTLGNIHCQISGFLMGLSVIGSVFNITAIAINRYCYICHSLRYDKLYNQRSTWCYLGLTWILTIIAIVPNFFVGSLQYDPRIFSCTFAQTVSSSYTITVVVVHFIVPLSVVTFCYLRIWVLVIQVKHRVRQDFKQKLTQTDLRNFLTMFVVFVLFAVCWAPLNFIGLAVAINPFHVAPKIPEWLFVLSYFMAYFNSCLNAVIYGVLNQNFRKEYKRILMSLLTPRLLFLDTSRGGTEGLKSKPSPAVTNNNQADMLGEARSLWLSRRNGAKMVIIIRPRKAQIAIIHQIFWPQSSWATCRQDTKITGEEDGCRELCKDGISQR